From Microbacterium pseudoresistens, the proteins below share one genomic window:
- a CDS encoding type IV secretory system conjugative DNA transfer family protein has product MNPHQPSQVLANLGLAALAGFAILAGLLRAAGSAAALLTGHPQPTGGPSAGLGVLLAPADPGQALGAPGLNPVVYWLVLALALAILGAVAWWVWRIVARAKETRAQDPRLLRGTATPRDVAKAAGAKALAKRAGTFRPSLEDPSPEDVGYLLGRSKGQQVWATVEDSILLIGPPRSGKGLHVVINAILDAPGAVITTSTRPDNLTATLKARQRVGPVAVFDPQRLADGLPAGMKWSPVRGCEDPLTAMIRATGLATATNFGSVSGGDFWQGKTAAAIQGLLHAAALDGRDAATLYQWALNPTAAADAVRVLQSHPQAAPGWADSLDAMLQADPKTRDSIWQGVSLAFSAFADPRVLAAVTPGPRDRFDPETFIRSRGTLYLLATGAGAGASSALVAAFIEDLVETARKIAATSAGTRLDPPMLLALDEIGNLAPLPSLPTLMAEGGGTGITTLPVLQSLAQAREKWGENNANALWDASIVKVILGGASNSRDLQDLSALIGERDEITDSVTIGEQGHRSAQRSIRRVAIMPPDVIRTLPFGIGVVMLRTARPIITDLRAWPTRKDAAQLSHDRKEIEKLLRRS; this is encoded by the coding sequence ATGAACCCGCACCAGCCTTCCCAGGTGCTCGCGAACCTGGGGCTTGCGGCATTGGCTGGTTTCGCGATTCTCGCCGGGCTGCTCCGTGCCGCCGGTAGTGCCGCCGCGTTGCTCACCGGGCATCCGCAACCCACCGGTGGGCCTTCCGCCGGGCTCGGCGTGCTGCTCGCCCCGGCCGACCCGGGGCAGGCCCTCGGTGCTCCGGGGCTGAACCCGGTCGTCTACTGGCTGGTCCTCGCCCTCGCTCTCGCGATCCTCGGAGCTGTCGCGTGGTGGGTGTGGCGGATCGTCGCCCGTGCGAAAGAGACCCGAGCGCAGGACCCACGGCTGCTCCGGGGCACCGCTACGCCGCGTGATGTCGCCAAGGCCGCCGGAGCGAAGGCCCTCGCGAAACGAGCGGGCACGTTCCGCCCTTCGTTGGAAGACCCGTCTCCGGAGGACGTCGGTTACCTCCTCGGCCGGTCGAAAGGGCAACAGGTGTGGGCGACGGTCGAAGATTCGATTCTGCTGATCGGCCCTCCCCGCTCCGGCAAGGGGCTGCATGTGGTGATCAATGCGATCCTCGACGCCCCCGGTGCCGTCATCACCACCTCCACCCGGCCGGACAATCTCACCGCGACGCTGAAGGCACGTCAACGCGTCGGACCCGTCGCGGTGTTCGATCCGCAGCGCCTCGCCGACGGGCTTCCCGCGGGGATGAAGTGGTCTCCGGTGCGGGGATGCGAAGACCCTCTGACGGCGATGATCCGGGCCACTGGACTTGCGACGGCTACGAACTTCGGGTCCGTGTCCGGCGGTGACTTCTGGCAGGGGAAGACCGCGGCCGCCATCCAAGGGCTCCTCCATGCTGCGGCGCTGGATGGACGGGACGCGGCGACGCTGTATCAGTGGGCGTTGAACCCGACTGCTGCAGCGGATGCGGTACGGGTCCTGCAGTCCCACCCGCAGGCGGCGCCCGGCTGGGCGGACTCGCTCGACGCGATGCTGCAAGCAGACCCCAAGACGCGCGACTCGATCTGGCAGGGCGTCTCCCTCGCGTTCAGCGCATTCGCCGATCCGCGGGTGCTGGCGGCGGTGACACCGGGTCCGCGGGACCGGTTCGACCCGGAGACGTTCATCCGGTCTCGCGGCACTCTCTATCTCCTCGCCACCGGTGCCGGCGCGGGGGCATCTTCGGCGTTGGTGGCGGCATTCATCGAGGACCTGGTGGAGACCGCCCGGAAGATCGCCGCGACCTCTGCCGGTACGCGGTTGGACCCGCCGATGCTTCTCGCCCTCGACGAGATCGGCAACCTCGCGCCGTTGCCGTCCTTGCCCACGCTCATGGCGGAAGGCGGCGGCACGGGCATCACCACTCTGCCGGTGCTGCAATCGCTCGCCCAGGCGCGGGAGAAGTGGGGGGAGAACAACGCCAACGCGCTGTGGGACGCGTCGATCGTGAAGGTCATCCTCGGCGGCGCGTCGAACTCGCGAGACTTGCAGGACCTCTCGGCGCTGATCGGAGAGCGAGACGAGATCACCGACTCGGTCACCATCGGCGAGCAAGGACACCGGTCCGCGCAACGTTCGATCCGGCGGGTCGCGATCATGCCCCCGGACGTGATCCGCACCCTGCCGTTCGGGATCGGGGTGGTGATGCTCCGCACCGCCCGGCCCATCATTACTGATCTGCGCGCCTGGCCGACACGCAAAGATGCTGCTCAACTGAGCCACGACCGGAAGGAGATCGAGAAGCTCCTGCGCCGATCCTGA
- a CDS encoding single-stranded DNA-binding protein — protein MAIKTSQAINGFISADPRLTFSESGQARFYARVGINHYEPQQDGSFRKLDPTYHDLIQFGKSAEMSADRYVKGDDIVAQGYTREYTRDVNGEERTDEQFVAKRIAPDPNITDFTIDRRPAAERQVEREAEREVEREEPDRAAQLGSPTPTASRETEAPAMEAVGR, from the coding sequence ATGGCGATCAAGACCTCGCAGGCGATCAACGGCTTCATCTCCGCCGACCCCCGCCTCACCTTCTCCGAATCCGGGCAGGCACGCTTCTACGCGCGCGTCGGCATCAACCACTACGAGCCCCAGCAGGACGGGTCGTTTCGCAAGCTCGACCCGACCTATCACGACCTGATCCAGTTCGGGAAGTCCGCCGAGATGTCGGCAGACCGGTACGTCAAGGGCGACGACATCGTCGCTCAGGGCTACACCCGCGAGTACACCCGCGACGTCAACGGCGAGGAGCGCACCGACGAGCAGTTCGTCGCCAAGCGCATCGCTCCCGATCCGAACATCACCGACTTCACGATCGACCGGCGGCCCGCCGCCGAGCGTCAGGTGGAACGCGAAGCGGAACGTGAGGTCGAGCGTGAGGAGCCCGACCGAGCAGCACAGCTCGGCTCGCCCACTCCGACCGCGTCGCGGGAGACGGAAGCACCCGCGATGGAAGCCGTCGGCCGGTAA
- a CDS encoding helix-turn-helix domain-containing protein has product MDTYVGKEFINKGGRPVAVHDRSQSSALTLVSLAVAAETYGVSIKTLRRRISDGTVHGYRVGRLIRVDADELREKLLIEMPSAK; this is encoded by the coding sequence ATGGACACCTATGTGGGGAAAGAGTTCATCAACAAGGGAGGTAGGCCCGTGGCCGTTCATGATCGTTCACAGTCCTCGGCGCTCACGCTGGTCTCGTTGGCGGTTGCCGCTGAGACGTACGGAGTGTCCATCAAGACGCTGCGTCGCCGCATTTCGGATGGCACCGTGCACGGCTACCGGGTGGGCCGACTGATTCGGGTCGACGCGGACGAGCTTCGCGAGAAGTTGCTCATCGAGATGCCATCCGCGAAGTGA
- a CDS encoding tyrosine-type recombinase/integrase, protein MSATKTREIAAVRRESWGSLRKLPSGRWQARYPAPDGEMYTARTEDDKPLTFLTKTDARAWLASVHTKIARQQWEPPSVVAARRRVVAEAEKARSIGFSEYAERWVALIRTQPNRSGRKRAIATVRSYKSKVDGYLVPEFEDTPVRQIDEARIREMTDRLDAIPSPLNPKSKFNGITRPVLIVLMMILRQAAREGIIPAAPNISIPKQEAVRHDADHDEDEDVASPEQVEALYAATPDRWAIMVLFAAWCQLRRGECLGLQRRDIEWHDDATATLHVRRQLNANTGDYSERLKSDAGRRTLSIPKLMIDRLRDHLRDNVATEAKAPLIPTNIRGSVPLSNTRWGYVWADARDGVADLRPRFRFHDLRHTGLTIFAQEGATLAELMRRGGHADIRVVLRYQHATMARDRELADRMSDRVAEQINATRKV, encoded by the coding sequence ATGAGCGCCACCAAGACCCGGGAGATAGCAGCAGTCAGGCGTGAGAGCTGGGGGAGCCTTCGCAAGCTCCCCTCCGGCCGGTGGCAGGCCCGCTACCCCGCACCCGACGGTGAGATGTACACCGCCCGGACGGAGGACGACAAGCCGCTGACGTTCCTCACGAAGACCGACGCGCGTGCGTGGCTCGCCAGCGTCCACACGAAGATCGCCCGTCAGCAGTGGGAGCCGCCTTCGGTGGTCGCCGCTCGCCGCCGTGTGGTCGCGGAAGCGGAGAAGGCGCGATCCATCGGATTCTCCGAGTACGCGGAACGGTGGGTTGCCTTGATCCGCACGCAGCCGAACCGCAGCGGGAGGAAACGCGCCATCGCCACTGTGCGCTCCTACAAGAGCAAGGTCGACGGCTACCTCGTCCCGGAGTTCGAAGACACACCGGTACGGCAGATCGACGAGGCGCGCATCCGAGAGATGACCGATCGCCTCGACGCGATCCCCTCGCCGTTGAATCCGAAGTCGAAGTTCAACGGCATCACGCGACCGGTGCTGATCGTGCTCATGATGATCTTGCGTCAGGCAGCCCGCGAGGGGATCATCCCGGCTGCGCCGAACATCTCGATCCCGAAGCAGGAGGCTGTGCGGCACGATGCCGACCACGACGAGGACGAAGATGTCGCGAGCCCGGAACAGGTCGAGGCCCTGTATGCGGCGACGCCGGATCGCTGGGCGATCATGGTGCTCTTCGCCGCATGGTGCCAGCTGCGCCGCGGAGAGTGCCTGGGGCTGCAGCGCAGGGACATCGAGTGGCACGACGACGCTACCGCGACCCTGCATGTGCGCCGGCAACTGAACGCGAACACCGGCGACTACTCGGAGCGGTTGAAGAGCGACGCGGGAAGGCGGACGCTCAGCATCCCGAAGCTCATGATCGACCGGCTCAGAGACCACTTGCGGGACAACGTGGCGACCGAAGCCAAGGCGCCACTGATCCCGACGAACATCCGCGGCAGCGTCCCGCTGTCGAACACGCGCTGGGGATACGTCTGGGCGGATGCTCGAGACGGTGTCGCGGATCTCCGGCCGCGATTCCGCTTCCACGACCTCCGTCACACGGGCCTGACGATCTTCGCCCAGGAAGGCGCCACGCTCGCAGAGCTGATGCGCCGCGGCGGACACGCCGACATCCGAGTCGTCCTCCGCTACCAGCACGCCACGATGGCCCGCGATCGCGAGCTCGCCGATCGCATGAGCGATCGTGTCGCGGAACAGATCAACGCGACGAGGAAGGTGTGA
- the nrdF gene encoding class 1b ribonucleoside-diphosphate reductase subunit beta, producing MTPESLKLVDHVQAINWNRIQDDKDLEVWNRLVNNFWLPEKVPLSNDVQSWNTLTPEEQLLTMRVFTGLTLLDTIQGTVGAVSLIPDAITPHEEAVYTNIAFMESVHAKSYSSIFSTLASTKEIDEAFRWSTENVNLQKKAQIIMDYYQGDDPLKRKVASTLLESFLFYSGFYLPIYWSSKAKLTNTADLIRLIIRDEAVHGYYIGYKYQRGLETQTPERREELKDYTFNLLFELYENEVQYTQDLYDGVGLTEDVKKFLHYNANKALMNLGYEAMFPSDVTNVNPAILSALSPNADENHDFFSGSGSSYVIGKAVATEDEDWDF from the coding sequence ATGACCCCCGAATCGCTCAAGCTGGTCGACCACGTGCAGGCGATCAACTGGAACCGCATCCAAGACGACAAGGACCTCGAGGTCTGGAACCGTCTGGTGAACAACTTCTGGCTGCCCGAGAAGGTGCCGCTGTCGAACGACGTGCAGTCGTGGAACACGCTCACGCCCGAGGAGCAGCTGCTCACGATGCGCGTGTTCACCGGACTCACGCTGCTCGACACGATCCAGGGCACGGTTGGCGCCGTCTCGCTCATCCCGGATGCGATCACCCCGCACGAGGAGGCGGTGTACACGAACATCGCCTTCATGGAGTCGGTGCACGCCAAGAGCTACTCGTCGATCTTCTCCACCCTCGCATCGACGAAGGAGATCGATGAGGCGTTCCGGTGGTCCACGGAGAACGTGAACCTTCAGAAGAAGGCCCAGATCATCATGGACTACTACCAGGGCGACGACCCGCTGAAGCGCAAGGTCGCCTCGACGCTGCTGGAGTCGTTCCTGTTCTACTCGGGTTTCTACCTGCCGATCTACTGGTCGTCGAAGGCGAAGCTGACGAACACGGCAGACCTCATCCGTCTGATCATCCGCGACGAGGCCGTGCACGGCTACTACATCGGCTACAAGTACCAGCGCGGTCTGGAGACGCAGACGCCCGAGCGCCGTGAGGAGCTGAAGGACTACACGTTCAACCTGCTGTTCGAGCTGTACGAGAACGAGGTGCAGTACACGCAGGATCTGTATGACGGTGTCGGGCTGACGGAGGACGTCAAGAAGTTCCTGCACTACAACGCGAACAAGGCGCTGATGAACCTCGGGTATGAGGCGATGTTCCCCTCCGATGTGACGAACGTGAACCCGGCGATCCTGTCGGCGCTGTCGCCCAACGCCGACGAGAACCACGACTTCTTCTCGGGGTCGGGCTCGTCGTACGTCATCGGCAAGGCCGTCGCCACCGAAGACGAGGACTGGGACTTCTAA